Proteins encoded in a region of the Deltaproteobacteria bacterium genome:
- a CDS encoding site-specific integrase, translating to MSFLYWSGWRVGEMRRLEWRDVDLPGGVVRLRPELSKNKDGRLLPLSGELLEIMERAAEQRRLDCPNVFHVGGEPIGDFRKAWKTACKAAGLGSLIVHDLRRTAVRNMVRAGIPERVCMALSGHKTRAIFDRYNIVSESDLTSAAARLNEHLQQQTQTPKTAALVRPENGPAERTRTEHGQFAESAERAVA from the coding sequence GTGAGCTTTCTGTACTGGTCGGGTTGGCGGGTAGGGGAGATGCGGCGCCTCGAGTGGCGCGACGTAGATTTGCCGGGCGGCGTGGTTCGCTTGCGCCCCGAGCTTTCCAAGAACAAGGACGGCCGACTCTTGCCCCTGAGTGGCGAGTTGTTGGAGATCATGGAGCGGGCCGCCGAGCAGCGGCGCCTTGATTGCCCGAACGTCTTTCACGTCGGGGGTGAGCCGATCGGTGACTTTCGCAAGGCGTGGAAGACCGCCTGCAAGGCTGCGGGCCTGGGTTCGCTCATCGTCCATGACCTGCGACGCACGGCCGTCCGCAACATGGTCCGGGCCGGCATCCCCGAGCGGGTGTGTATGGCCCTGTCCGGGCACAAGACGCGCGCCATCTTCGACCGCTACAACATCGTGAGCGAGAGCGATCTGACGTCGGCGGCAGCCCGGTTGAACGAGCACCTCCAGCAGCAGACGCAGACACCCAAAACGGCTGCGTTGGTGAGGCCGGAAAATGGCCCCGCCGAGAGAACACGGACAGAACACGGACAATTTGCCGAGTCTGCGGAGCGGGCAGTTGCGTAA
- a CDS encoding acyl-CoA dehydrogenase family protein, with translation MSTPDLNAFRAELRAWLAANAPSDLRPQEAAQLPDSERVRRLRQWQAKLAAARWVGISWPVEYGGRGASIPEQIAYTEEMARSEAPQVIGALGIGIAGPSLLAFGTEEQKHRFARRILSGDDLWCFGFSEPGAGSDLASLRTSAVLDGDHFVVNGQKVWTTLAHHADWCMVLCRTDPNSKRRNGISCLLVDMKSPGITVRPLRQIGGQAEFNEVFFDNVRVARANLLGELHNGWQIATAALQNERGILYVVEMQILLAKARDELLKLAHEHGATRDPITRQALADAYLGVETFRHTCQRTLDKLLRWGMPGPEASIIKLHWTELTQAMPRIGMSILGPKGLLYRTLEPGSGDRIDPEQWVQMAYLMAPAASIASGTSEIMKGIIAMQVLGLPRPT, from the coding sequence ATGAGCACGCCAGACCTCAATGCCTTTCGCGCTGAACTACGCGCTTGGCTGGCCGCTAACGCGCCTAGCGACCTGCGGCCGCAGGAAGCCGCGCAGTTGCCTGATTCCGAGCGCGTACGCCGACTGCGCCAGTGGCAGGCCAAGCTTGCCGCCGCTCGCTGGGTCGGCATCTCGTGGCCGGTCGAATACGGCGGCCGCGGCGCCTCGATCCCCGAACAGATCGCCTATACCGAAGAGATGGCGCGCTCCGAGGCCCCACAGGTGATCGGTGCCCTCGGCATCGGCATCGCCGGCCCCTCGCTACTGGCCTTCGGTACCGAAGAACAAAAGCACCGCTTCGCCCGGCGCATCTTGTCGGGCGACGATCTCTGGTGCTTCGGATTCTCCGAGCCGGGTGCCGGCTCCGACCTCGCCTCGCTGCGCACCAGCGCGGTCCTCGATGGCGATCACTTCGTGGTCAACGGTCAGAAGGTGTGGACTACCCTGGCCCACCACGCCGATTGGTGCATGGTGTTGTGCCGCACCGACCCGAACTCGAAGCGGCGCAACGGCATCTCCTGCCTGCTGGTCGATATGAAGAGCCCGGGCATCACCGTCCGGCCGCTGCGGCAAATCGGCGGCCAAGCCGAGTTCAACGAAGTGTTCTTTGACAACGTGCGGGTGGCGCGCGCCAACCTGCTCGGTGAGCTGCACAACGGCTGGCAAATCGCCACCGCGGCGCTGCAAAACGAACGCGGCATTCTCTACGTCGTCGAGATGCAGATCTTGCTCGCCAAGGCGCGCGATGAGTTACTCAAGCTGGCGCACGAGCACGGCGCCACCCGCGATCCCATCACCCGCCAAGCGCTCGCCGACGCCTACCTCGGTGTCGAAACCTTCCGCCACACCTGCCAGCGCACGCTCGATAAGCTTCTGCGCTGGGGCATGCCGGGACCGGAAGCGTCGATCATCAAACTCCACTGGACCGAACTGACCCAGGCCATGCCGCGCATCGGGATGTCGATCCTGGGCCCCAAGGGCTTGCTCTACCGCACCCTGGAGCCGGGCAGCGGCGACCGCATCGACCCCGAGCAATGGGTGCAAATGGCCTATCTGATGGCCCCCGCAGCCAGCATCGCCTCGGGCACCTCGGAGATCATGAAGGGCATCATCGCGATGCAGGTCTTGGGCTTGCCGCGCCCGACCTGA
- the dksA gene encoding RNA polymerase-binding protein DksA, translating into MNQRQLKLFEKMLGARRQELLDEAERTVGGMTDGKENFPDPTDRASLESDRNALLRIRDRERKLIAKIDEALQRIADGTYGLCESCGEAIGVERLKARPVTTLCIDCKAEQEAEERRQRT; encoded by the coding sequence GTGAACCAGCGGCAACTTAAGTTATTCGAAAAGATGCTGGGCGCGCGCCGCCAGGAGTTGCTCGACGAAGCGGAGCGGACGGTGGGGGGTATGACCGACGGCAAGGAGAACTTCCCCGACCCGACTGATCGCGCCTCGCTGGAGTCGGATCGCAACGCCTTGTTGCGCATTCGCGACCGCGAGCGCAAGCTGATCGCCAAGATCGACGAGGCGTTGCAACGAATTGCCGACGGCACTTACGGGTTGTGCGAGTCGTGCGGCGAGGCCATCGGCGTCGAACGGCTGAAAGCGCGCCCGGTTACCACGCTGTGCATCGACTGCAAGGCGGAACAAGAAGCCGAAGAACGCCGGCAGCGCACCTAG